A genomic window from Lycium barbarum isolate Lr01 chromosome 4, ASM1917538v2, whole genome shotgun sequence includes:
- the LOC132638013 gene encoding uncharacterized protein LOC132638013, protein MYGKWRRFNSKWLDEYDWLEYSVTKDAAFCFYCYLFQDENINQGGGEVFSSIGFTSWNKKKSFNEHIGGPNSVHNQSRRNAGDLMRQKQSIQSVLAKQSDQQKWYTKRCDNIAEAFKKAPKNNQLTSPYIQRDIITACKMETVKYIIKDLNDDYFSILVDESRDVSCKEQMAIVLRRCDEVQELLSLVSDSLNMVGASFKHRDELRESQAKEIEEALCKGELKTGRGLNQELGLARAGDTRWGSHYKSFKKFILMFGPIIDVLDAIAVNARFAEKCRAKEYLKACLTFEVVFMLHFKRTILAITNELNAAFQKKEKDIVNAMLLVGVTKKRLQKLREEGWDSLIDEVSKFCIKYDISIPKFDEFYVILGRSRRRVAEYTILHHCQVAIFYKIIDWQHQELNNRFDEETTDLLLGIACLNPTDSFSSFNIEKILRLAELYPGDFDKHARIDLRFQLENYIVDVRDHDKRFSDLKGLCDFSKKLVETKKHGTYPLVFRLVKFALLLPVATATVERAFSAMKLIKTDLRNRMDDELLSGCLDSNTETTSPYDSWRSIATSSVASSGRKKLESTKSAHFIRLPENLDPLSVLME, encoded by the exons ATGTATGGTAAGTGGCGTCGTTTTAATTCTAAATGGCTTGATGAGTATGATTGGTTGGAATATAGTGTAACAAAAGATGCAGCTTTTTGCTTCTACTGCTATTTGTTTCAAGATGAAAACATCAATCAAGGGGGAGGAGAGGTATTTTCAAGTATAGGTTTTACAAGTTGGAACAAGAAGAAAAGTTTTAATGAGCATATTGGCGGACCAAACAGTGTTCATAATCAGTCAAGAAGAAATGCTGGAGATTTGATGAGACAAAAACAATCCATTCAAAGTGTACTTGCTAAACAGTCTGATCAACAAAA ATGGTATACTAAACGATGTGATAATATTGCTGAAGCATTTAAAAAAGCTCCAAAGAATAATCAGTTGACTTCTCCATACATTCAAAGGGATATTATCACTGCATGTAAGATGGAAACAGTTAAGTATATCATTAAGGATTTAAATGATGATTACTTTTCCATATTAGTTGATGAATCTCGTGATGTGTCATGTAAGGAGCAAATGGCTATTGTTTTGAG AAGATGTGATGAAGTGCAGGAACTTTTATCGTTGGTTTCTGATTCATTAAATATGGTTGGAGCTTCTTTCAAGCATAGAGATGAACTTCGTGAATCTCAAGCAAAAGAAATTGAAGAAGCATTATGTAAAGGCGAGCTTAAAACTGGTAGGGGCTTGAATCAAGAACTAGGTCTTGCTAGAGCCGGTGATACTAGATGGGGATCTCACTACaaatcttttaaaaaatttattctTATGTTTGGTCCTATCATTGATGTACTTGATGCTATTGCTGTTAATGCCCGTTTTGCAGAAAAGTGTAGGGCAAAGGAATATCTTAAAgcatgtttaacatttgaggTTGTCTTCATGTTGCACTTCAAGCGCACTATTTTAGCAATCACAAATGAGCTTAATGCAGCTTttcaaaagaaagagaaagacattGTAAATGCCATGCTACTTGTTGGAGTGACAAAGAAGCGACTGCAAAAACTAAGAGAAGAAGGTTGGGATTCACTTATTGATGAGGTATCTAAATTTTGTATCAAGTATGATATTTCGATACCTAAATTTGATGAGTTTTATGTTATCCTTGGAAGATCACGTCGGAGAGTTGCTGAGTATACTATTTTACATCACTGCCAAGTTGcaatattttataaaattattgatTGGCAACATCAAGAACTCAATAATCGCTTTGATGAGGAGACAACTGATTTGCTTCTTGGAATTGCTTGCTTGAACCCAACTGACTCTTTTTCAAGCTTTAACATTGAAAAAATATTGAGATTAGCTGAGTTGTATCCTGGTGATTTTGATAAACATGCTAGGATTGACCTTCGTTTTCAGCTTGAGAATTATATTGTTGATGTACGTGATCATGATAAAAGGTTTTCCGATCTTAAGGGACTTTGTGATTTTTCCAAGAAACTAGTAGAGACAAAGAAGCATGGAACTTATCCTCTCGTGTTCCGACTAGTGAAATTTGCTTTACTTTTGCCAGTTGCTACTGCTACAGTTGAAAGAGCTTTCTCTGCGATGAAGTTGATTAAGACTGACTTACGAAATCGAATGGATGATGAGCTTTTGAGTGGTTGTTTG
- the LOC132638811 gene encoding premnaspirodiene oxygenase-like — protein sequence MEIDQQIISFLLFISFLFLLIHKWSNTKIGVNKKLPPGPWRLPIIGSVHHLTKGIPHHVLKKLSKKYGPMMYLQLGEVPTIVVSSPHMAQKFLKTHDLAFASRSPTMLGKIFCYDCTDIAFSPYGDYWRQMRKLCIMELLSAKMVKSFSPIRQDELSSLLSSIGSMGNTPINMSEKLFWFMNSVTCRSSFGKACKDQNEVMISLLHGVLSLAGGFELADLFPSKRFLHGISGMGSILTEAHNKVDVVLNNVIDVHRENRANGKIYNAECGTNEDLIDVFLRVMETGELPFTLTNDNIKGIILDMFVAGSDTSSSTVIWVLSEMMKSPHVMDKAQAEVREVFKDKKIFDDDDYLDKLNYLKLVIKETLRLHPPTPLLVPRECREETEIDGFTIPFKSKVLVNVWAIGRDPESWENSESFIPERFENSSVDLNGTHFQFLPFGAGRRTCPGRLFGLALVTLPLAYLLYHFNWNLPNGMDPNDLDMTEANGMTARRDKDLYLIATPHI from the exons atggagattgATCAGCAAATTATTTCATTCTTGCTTTTCATCTCCTTCCTCTTTCTTCTAATTCATAAGTGGAGTAATACAAAAATAGGTGTCAACAAGAAATTGCCTCCAGGACCTTGGAGGTTACCTATTATTGGTAGTGTGCACCACTTGACAAAAGGAATACCACATCATGTTCTAAAAAAATTGTCTAAAAAATATGGCCCAATGATGTATTTACAGCTCGGGGAAGTCCCCACTATAGTTGtatcctcaccacacatggcacaaaaATTCCTAAAAACTCACGACCTCGCCTTTGCGTCGAGGTCACCGACCATGTTGGGGAAGATATTTTGTTATGACTGTACGGACATTGCATTTTCTCCGTATGGTGATTACTGGAGGCAAATGCGTAAATTGTGCATCATGGAGCTCCTCAGTGCCAAGATGGTCAAGTCGTTCAGCCCAATTCGACAAGATGAGCTTTCGAGTCTCTTGTCATCTATTGGATCGATGGGAAATACACCCATCAATATGTCGGAAaaactattttggtttatgaattCTGTGACATGTAGGTCATCTTTTGGGAAAGCATGTAAAGATCAAAACGAGGTGATGATAAGTTTGCTTCATGGGGTATTATCCTTGGCTGGAGGTTTCGAGCTGGCTGATTTGTTCCCTTCGAAAAGGTTTCTTCATGGGATCAGTGGGATGGGGTCTATATTAACCGAGGCACATAACAAGGTAGATGTAGTGTTGAACAATGTAATCGATGTGCACAGAGAGAATCGGGCAAACGGAAAAATTTACAATGCTGAATGTGGAACAAATGAAGATCTGATTGATGTTTTCTTGAGAGTCATGGAAACAGGGGAACTTCCTTTTACTCTAACAAACGACAACATCAAAGGGATAATTCTT GATATGTTTGTAGCAGGATCTGACACATCATCTTCAACCGTTATTTGGGTACTATCGGAAATGATGAAGAGTCCACATGTCATGGATAAAGCACAAGCTGAAGTGAGAGAAGTTTTCAAGGACAAGAAAATatttgatgatgatgattacCTTGACAAGTTGAATTACCTAAAGTTAGTGATTAAAGAAACACTAAGGTTACATCCTCCAACTCCATTGCTAGTCCCGAGAGAATGCAGGGAGGAAACAGAGATAGACGGATTCACAATACCATTCAAAAGTAAAGTCCTGGTAAACGTATGGGCTATAGGAAGAGATCCGGAAAGTTGGGAAAATTCCGAAAGTTTTATACCAGAGAGATTCGAGAACAGTTCGGTTGACTTGAATGGGACTCACTTCCAATTTCTTCCATTTGGTGCTGGAAGAAGAACTTGTCCGGGAAGACTATTTGGTTTAGCTCTTGTTACTCTGCCTTTAGCCTATTTGCTTTACCACTTTAATTGGAATCTTCCAAATGGCATGGATCCAAATGATTTGGATATGACTGAAGCAAATGGAATGACCGCTAGAAGAGACAAAGATCTCTACTTGATTGCTACTCCTCATATATAA
- the LOC132636941 gene encoding premnaspirodiene oxygenase-like: MEIDQQIISFFLFISFLFFLIHKSSNTKIGVSKKLPPGPWRLPIIGSVHHLTKGIPHRVLKNLSKIYGPMMYLQLGEVPTIVVSSPHMAQKFLKTHDLAFASRSPTMLGKIFCYDCTDIAFSPYGDYWRQMRKLCIIELLSAKMVKSFSPIRQDELSSLLSSIGSMGNTSINMSEKLFWFMNSVTCRSSFGKACKDQNEAMISLLHGVLSLAGGFELADLFPSNRFLHGISGMVSTLTEARNKVDVMLNNVIDVHRENRANGKICNAECGANEDLIDVFLRVMETRQLPFTLTNDNIKGIILDMFVAGSDTSSSTIIWVLSEIMKNPYVMAKAQAEVRDVFKDKKTFDDDDYLDKLNYLKLVIKETLRLHPPTPLLVPRECREETEIDGFTIPFKSKVLVNVWAIGRDPESWENSESFIPERFENSSVDLNGTHFQFLPFGAGRRTCPGRLFGLALVTLPLAYLLYHFNWKLPNGMDPNDLDMTESNGMTARRDKDLYLIATPHI, encoded by the exons ATGGAGATTGATCAGCAAAttatttcattctttcttttCATCTCCTTCCTCTTTTTTCTAATTCATAAGTCGAGTAATACAAAAATAGGTGTCAGCAAGAAATTGCCTCCAGGACCTTGGAGGTTACCTATTATTGGTAGTGTGCACCACTTGACAAAAGGAATACCACATCGTGTTCTCAAAAATTTGTCAAAAATATATGGCCCAATGATGTATTTACAGCTCGGGGAAGTCCCCACTATAGTCGtatcctcaccacacatggcacaaaaATTCCTAAAAACTCACGACCTCGCCTTTGCGTCGAGGTCACCGACCATGTTAGGGAAGATATTTTGTTATGACTGTACGGACATTGCATTTTCTCCGTATGGTGATTACTGGAGGCAAATGCGTAAATTGTGCATCATAGAGCTCCTCAGTGCCAAGATGGTCAAGTCGTTCAGCCCAATTCGACAAGATGAGCTTTCGAGTCTCTTGTCATCTATTGGATCGATGGGAAATACATCCATCAATATGTCAGAAaaactattttggtttatgaattCTGTGACATGTAGGTCATCTTTTGGAAAAGCGTGTAAAGATCAAAATGAGGCGATGATAAGTTTGCTTCATGGGGTATTATCCTTGGCTGGAGGTTTCGAGTTGGCTGATTTGTTCCCTTCGAATAGGTTTCTTCATGGGATCAGTGGGATGGTGTCTACATTAACTGAGGCACGTAACAAGGTAGATGTAATGTTGAACAATGTTATCGATGTGCACAGAGAGAATCGGGCAAACGGAAAAATTTGCAATGCTGAATGTGGAGCAAATGAAGATTTGATTGATGTTTTCTTGAGAGTCATGGAAACGAGGCAACTTCCATTTACTCTAACAAACGACAACATCAAAGGGATAATTCTT GATATGTTTGTAGCAGGATCTGACACGTCATCTTCAACCATTATTTGGGTATTATCGGAAATAATGAAGAATCCATATGTCATGGCTAAAGCACAAGCTGAAGTGAGAGACGTTTTCAAGGACAAGAAAACatttgatgatgatgattatctTGACAAGTTGAATTACCTAAAGTTAGTGATTAAAGAAACACTAAGGTTACATCCTCCAACTCCATTGCTAGTCCCGAGAGAATGCAGGGAGGAAACAGAGATAGATGGATTCACAATACCATTCAAAAGTAAAGTTCTGGTAAACGTATGGGCTATAGGAAGAGATCCAGAAAGTTGGGAAAATTCCGAAAGTTTTATACCAGAGAGATTCGAGAACAGTTCGGTTGACTTGAATGGGACTCACTTCCAATTTCTTCCATTTGGTGCTGGAAGAAGAACTTGTCCAGGAAGACTATTTGGTTTAGCTCTTGTTACTCTTCCTTTAGCCTATTTGCTTTACCACTTTAATTGGAAACTTCCAAATGGCATGGATCCAAATGATTTGGATATGACTGAGTCAAATGGAATGACTGCTAGAAGAGACAAAGATCTCTACTTGATTGCTACTCCTCATATATAA